The Prunus dulcis unplaced genomic scaffold, ALMONDv2, whole genome shotgun sequence nucleotide sequence AGCCATAGCAACGCCTGAAGCAACATTAAGAGACATTCGTTTCTGTAGATGCTCTTCTCTTAGAGCTAGATCGTAGAATCGATCGAAATCAATATCAGGATGCAGATGAAGGGTTGTGGCTAACTCTTTATATTCAAGGCCAAGTCCATCCAGGACATAACTGATGAGTTCATCATCATCCATTGTTGCACCAGCTTGTGTGAGGGAATCAAAGAGTGATTTGGCATGATTGAGATAATCAGTTACAGTGGTGTTGTTGTCCTTTCTGAGTGTGCGAATTTGGTCTCGAAGAATTCGTACACGGGTACTAGCAAGAGGTGAGAGACGCTTGGCCAACATGGTCCAGGCTTGATGAGCAGTGGTACATGGGATGAGAAGTGTCTtaatggaggaggaggaagttGCCTTGATCCAACTCAGGACCAGTTTATCCCTAGCTAACTCAGGGTGCACAGAGCCATCATCTTGCACTTTGGGTGGGTCTGTTTTGTTCTTGACAATCGCAACAAGGCCGTGCATCTCTAATACATCTTCAAATTGGGATTTCCAACTCAAGTAGTTGGTGCGATCCATAGGAACTGGAAACAGGGATGAGATGTTGAATGAGGTGGGCAAAGAAGAGGTTGAGAGTGAGGGTGAAGTGAGTTTTGACATTTCAGAGATCAGTTTTGACATATCAATATTGCTTGATTCTCCAGATTTGGGTGTGTTGGCCATTGGTTTGGGTAGGATCGATATTTTGAGGGTTAGCTCCGAgtagctctgataccataaGAAAAATGAACTCAGGAAGGGAGAAGGGTGAGATGAGAGGGAAAGCAAGAGCAATTGGCACAATTCCGATGATTCTCTCTGTATTACCAGTCAATACAAATATAGGTACATGGGTTAGACTTGTGCAAGTCTATTTACAGAAACTTTAGAAATATAAGGTAAGTACAATCAATTGCATATATTACAGATTTAATTGATAACTAAATCTGGCTGACAGAGTGCTGTGCTTGTGATGAGGAGTCTTCTAAGGCTGATGGATTGGGATCAGCTGATTGCATGGGACTGATGGAAGGAATGGAATCTGTTGGAGCAGATTGGACGGGATCTGCTGGGGTGATATTCTCTTTAGTGACAGCTAATGAAAAGCCATCACAATATTGAAGCATCTTCTTTCCTATATATTTCATCTTTGtgttaaatttatattatgaaaaataatcaaacacCAAATTTATTGTCACTTGTCTAAAATCATAAATGTCATTTGTTGGAATGATTTTTACACTACaatgtaacttttttatttttagcaAATTTGTCTTACCCCCTTCAAATTCAATTGGACTTACATCTCTTTTTATTCAACCATTGGAAGGCCAGAGGACGCATTCTTATTGGCAGCAGTGCCATAAATACCGGCTTTTATAGAATATGGTAGAACAGCTGGGAATAGACTTCCTAGCCCAGGGAAGGTCAAGAAAACAGTATCGAAGCCTGCCACTGACTTAGAGAACGGGTCTCCAGCAGAGCGAAGCAGCATTCCATTCTTTTCGACGACATCCTTTACATGGAAAGGCCTTTCCCCCTAAGTTCAAACAACCCAACCTGAAGTCTTTTGACGGGAGAGGGGCCCCTAGGAGGGATACCCTGTTTTATCAACCAAAACCCATGACTAGGATCCAACTCATCAAATTACCTTATTAAGcaatatatttgatttattatgatttttaagtTTCCAAAATACCCTATTTACAATTGAGCGCGTAAGAGGCTGGTGTTTGAAGTTTTGGTCCCCCTATTTATTGTAGTGATCCTCTCCAGAATTTGTGTCTGCAATTAATTATCCGTTTTGATTATGGGGTTAATTTTCTTAGTCCTACGTTTTGATTATGGTTTTAGTTTGGAGATTGGTGTTCTAATTAGGGTTCCTCAAGGTGGAAATTTGGTTGAGGGGTTTCTTCTGTTGCAGTTCAAGAAATTCCAGGTATTGAAAATTCCGGAGCATTCGACACTGACCAGCAAGCGTGAGTGGTCTGCCGTCAAATTGCAGGTAAAAAACGTCTTTCTGTTCTATGTACATGGAGCCCCGTTCATTGTTAGTCTTAACCAGAGCAAAACCAGAGCAAAATTGGGTATCTGGGTATTAGTTTACCTACACGAAAAAGATGGGtttgatttttggttttttaaaacCTGGTTATGGACCTACAGCATACAAACTAGAGCAAAACCAGAGCAAACCTGGGTATCTGGTTATTAATTTACCTACACGAAAATAGAtgggtttgtttt carries:
- the LOC117613626 gene encoding uncharacterized protein LOC117613626, which codes for MANTPKSGESSNIDMSKLISEMSKLTSPSLSTSSLPTSFNISSLFPVPMDRTNYLSWKSQFEDVLEMHGLVAIVKNKTDPPKVQDDGSVHPELARDKLVLSWIKATSSSSIKTLLIPCTTAHQAWTMLAKRLSPLASTRVRILRDQIRTLRKDNNTTVTDYLNHAKSLFDSLTQAGATMDDDELISYVLDGLGLEYKELATTLHLHPDIDFDRFYDLALREEHLQKR